A segment of the Selenomonadales bacterium genome:
ATTCCAGGTTGGTGGGACGGCGGCGAGAAAAGGACTAAAGCGGAAAAGGCGGCGCTAGACTCTTTGCACTACACCGGGCAGGTGATGATTACCGCGCGCGAGGGGCAGCATCGGCGTTACGACCTGCCTCACCGCGTTGTGCCTAGCCACCTGCTAGAGCAAAAAGTAACTGAAGCGGAGTACCGCCAATACATGCTCGAAAAGTTTCTCGTCGCCTATGGCCTAAGTCAAACAAGCCTCTTTAGGTTTGGCTGGGCGGAAGCACCAAAACCGGAGATTAAGCGCCTGCTACATGAGCTAGTGCGCGTAGGCAAAGTTGTGCCCGTGCAAATTGAGGGCGTAAAGCGGCCCTACTACTGCCACATTTCACTCGTGCCAGAACTAGGCGCCGCTATGCTTACGCAGACGGAGAGCGCGGTGTTCGTTGCGCCGTTAGATAACTTGGCGTGGGACCGCGACCGTCTCACAGACATCTTTGGGTTTACCTACCGTTGGGAAGTATACGTACCCGCAGCAAAGCGCCAATACGGCTATTATGTACTCCCCGTACTTCTAGGCGAGGAGTTCGTCGGCCGCCTTGAGCTAAAGGCCGAGCGCGCGCAGGGTTTGCTTACCGTGAGCAACCTGTGGCTAGACAAGGACACCCGCGGCGTACGTGAAGCCATTGCCGCGGCTACCGCGGAAATAGCCGCATACCTAGGCCTGCGGGAAAAACTCGATGGCTGCGCCAACCGTGCCTGGGCCGGTGTGTACACCGACAACAGGCCCCACGTGTGAGACCGAAACCTCGACCCCAAAGATCTGCTGCAGCTTTGCTCTTAGACATTGCCCGGCCTCATCCGCCGCCCCGACTCCCACGCAGGCGCGCTTCGCTTTGCGCCCCTTTGACAGGTCTTGGAACAGGCTGGCAATCTGCTCGAGTGCCTGTTTTTGGCTGCGGGCTTTGCCGGCATCGATGTATATTCCGTCATCCACGCGAATAATGGGCTTAATGTTGAGTAATGAACCGAGGAGGCTCTTGGCCTTGCCGATGCGGCCGCCCTTAGCGAGATACTCAAGGGTGTTTAGCGTAAAGACCACTTCGTGGTTAGCGCGTGAGATGTCTATGGCTTTTATAACCTCGTCGGCGCTCTTGCCTGCGGCGATAGCCTCGGACGCAGCCATTACCTGCACGGCGGTGCCCACGCTGATGGAGCGCGAATCCACCACGCGGATGTCGCGCTTAAGGTGTTCGGCTGCTTGTATGGCAGACTGGTGCGTGCCGCTAAGCCCGGCGGAGATATGTACGGAGACTATGCTGTCGTACCCTTCGGCGAAAAGCTTCTCGTAAAGCTCAATAAACTCGCCGGGAGATGGTTGGCTGGTGGTGGGGAGCTGCTTCGCCTCCGCTAACATCGGGTAGAACTTGTCGGGGTGAATGTCCACGCCGTCGAGATAGAGCTTGTCCCCAAAAATGACGTTGAGCGGGCGGACTGTGGCTTTAAGCTGCTTGGCTTGCGCCGGGGTCAGGTCAGCTGTGCTGTCTGTTACCAGGGCTATGCGTTTCAAGGGAACCCCTCCTGCAAAGTAGTACCGTAAGATAGACGAAGCCTAGCGCGGATAATGTTGCGCTCCGGCACAAAAACTTTCGTTTGCATGAAAACTGTTTTGTCTTCTAGTGTGTCTAATTAGTGAAGGTCGGAGTGAGAGCGCACGAAAGAGAAGGAGCGAAGTATGGATACAGCGCAATTGGTTGTTAGGGCGCAAAGGGGCGATGAAGCGGCCTTCGCTGAACTAGTCAAGGCTTATCAGGCGCAGCTCTACCGCATCGCACTAAGCTACGTCAAAAACCGCGAAGACGCGCTAGATATCGTGAGCGAGTCGGTTTACCGCGCTTTTGTAAATCTGCGTAGCCTTAAGAACCCGTCGCATTTTAAGACATGGTTAATCCGTATAGTCATCAATCAGGCCGTAAATGTCATGCGACAAAGACAACGGGTCGCAGTCACTGGCGACCTGTCCGTAGCACCGTTTATCCCGCATGGCCTTCGTTCTGACGACTTACTCGACCTTTACGCGGCAATTGACAAGCTCGACGAAAACCAGCGGGCTGTAATTATCCTGAAGTATTGCGAAGACCTTACACTAACACAGGTCGCACAAGTCCTAGAGCGTCCGCTAGGGACGATAAAGACGCACTTGCACGGCGCACTCAAGACCTTAAGGCTAGAGCTAAAGGAGGAATTCCAGTGAGCAACATGGAGGACTTAAGGGTGAAGCACATGGAGACCCAAATTCCTGCGGAGCTCGACGCGCGAGTTAACAGAGCCATATTAAGAGGAGCGAGTCATATGAAGAAGAAAAGAAGGCGTCAGTCATTGGTTAGGATGCTAAGTTCCATTGCCGCAGCGCTACTAGTATTTGTCGGGCTCTTAAACGGCTCGCCCGCGTTTGCCGAGTACGTCAGCGGCCTGCCGGGCGGCGAGACCATTGTTAGACTGCTCATGTTTGTCGGTGACAGAGCCATCGGCGGCGAAATTACCGACGGACAGGATATTAGGCGCATTACGGTAGGGCGGCGTGCCGATTATGAAAGCATCCAAGTGGATTTCACCGCGGGCTTTACCTTGACCCAAGGCGAACCAAGCGGCGTACCGGCTGGCACGGTAGGACACTTTACCGTAACGCGCATGACGCACCCCGCAAGCATCGTTGTTCATGTGTCCGGTGTGCGCGGCTTCTCGGCCGCACAGTCGTTACCCGACCTCTCGCGCATGCGCTTTATCGGGAGCATTTACCGGCTTATCACGCTAGACGACAGTGCCCATCGGTTTGTAGTGACCTTTAAGCAGCCGGTGTCTGTTGAAGTGACGGAGCAACAGAATCCCGCGCGCATAATCTTCCGGGTGCGGGAAGATAAAGCGGCCACAGCACTCCCCGCTATGTATTCCCTGCGCACTGCGTCCATGCCGTGGGGCGAGGCAGTAGGTTCAGCCGAAGAGCAGCTTAAGTTCGAGTTCGGCAGCCAAGCAGCGAGAATGCTCAGGGATGCAGAAGGGCTCTACTTTGCAGAGGAAGGACTCTACGCGACGCGCGCCGTAGCCGAAGCACGGCTCGCCGAGCTTAACAATGCCCAAATCGGGCTAGAACTACACATCGAGCAGCGCACAGCAGATCAATTGCCTAGGTCCATAAAGCCAGCCACCAGCCGCCAGCCGCCAGCTACCGACGACAAGCGAAGGGCGACAGCCTTCTAACGCCTAATCCCGCTGATAGCTGCGTGCTGACCGCTGAATGCCCTCAGTTCATAATTCACGATTCTGGATTCATGATTGCCCCCGGCTCACCGCTCAAAGCTCATAGCCGGCGGCTGGCGGCTGGTGGCTTGAGCAGTGCCCACATCTGTGGTAACTTATAGACAGGCGAAATATTCTTAAAAGGGAGAGTGGCAAGGGTGATTACTAGGCGCATAGACATGCTGGTCACGGAACATGCCGAGCGTTTTGGCGGCAAAGGAATCCTGCGCAACACGCACTTTCTGCACCAGAATGATGCTTACGGCACAGGCAGGTTGTTCTCAAAGAGCGCGCTGGCTCCGGGCTGTTCTGTCGGCTGGCACAAACATGAAGGCGAGTGCGAAGTGTACTTTGTCCTATCCGGCGTAGCTAAGGTCAGCGACAACGGCCAAGAGCAGATTCTCTATCCCGGCGACGCTTTGCTTACCAAGAACGGCGAGTCGCACTTTATCGAAAACGCCGGCGACGAAGACCTAGAGTATATCGCCCTAATCTTGTACGACAAAACAAGCGCTTAACTCCCCCGCAACAAAAGCAGCTAGGCCCCGGCCTAGCTGCTTTTTACGAAGCAAAAGGGACAGAGCTTACATCAGTCTTGCGGAAACTCTCTCGCTCAAAATCTGTCACGTACTTCTCCACGGCTTCCCGCACCACCGCGTTAACCGATGTGACGCGCTCTGTCTCAACCAAGGTTCTTAGCCTGTTAAGCAGACTCTCGGGCAGAGCAAAGGTTGCTTTTTTGAGCTTGCTT
Coding sequences within it:
- a CDS encoding sigma-70 family RNA polymerase sigma factor codes for the protein MDTAQLVVRAQRGDEAAFAELVKAYQAQLYRIALSYVKNREDALDIVSESVYRAFVNLRSLKNPSHFKTWLIRIVINQAVNVMRQRQRVAVTGDLSVAPFIPHGLRSDDLLDLYAAIDKLDENQRAVIILKYCEDLTLTQVAQVLERPLGTIKTHLHGALKTLRLELKEEFQ
- a CDS encoding DegV family protein — translated: MKRIALVTDSTADLTPAQAKQLKATVRPLNVIFGDKLYLDGVDIHPDKFYPMLAEAKQLPTTSQPSPGEFIELYEKLFAEGYDSIVSVHISAGLSGTHQSAIQAAEHLKRDIRVVDSRSISVGTAVQVMAASEAIAAGKSADEVIKAIDISRANHEVVFTLNTLEYLAKGGRIGKAKSLLGSLLNIKPIIRVDDGIYIDAGKARSQKQALEQIASLFQDLSKGRKAKRACVGVGAADEAGQCLRAKLQQIFGVEVSVSHVGPVVGVHTGPGTVGAAIEFFPQA
- a CDS encoding YcaQ family DNA glycosylase yields the protein MKVTREQARRFLIGRQGYRAQGMLWAGQEGVAAAILHLGAVQIDPINVFERNHHHALFTRVAGYRPEMLDEELYGKKAAFEYFCNALCVLPMQEYPYFAVKMRLLREQYCPTPEEQQAADRVLRRLADDGAKTSREFASGEKIPGWWDGGEKRTKAEKAALDSLHYTGQVMITAREGQHRRYDLPHRVVPSHLLEQKVTEAEYRQYMLEKFLVAYGLSQTSLFRFGWAEAPKPEIKRLLHELVRVGKVVPVQIEGVKRPYYCHISLVPELGAAMLTQTESAVFVAPLDNLAWDRDRLTDIFGFTYRWEVYVPAAKRQYGYYVLPVLLGEEFVGRLELKAERAQGLLTVSNLWLDKDTRGVREAIAAATAEIAAYLGLREKLDGCANRAWAGVYTDNRPHV
- a CDS encoding ribbon-helix-helix protein, CopG family, whose amino-acid sequence is MVHSSKLKKATFALPESLLNRLRTLVETERVTSVNAVVREAVEKYVTDFERESFRKTDVSSVPFAS
- a CDS encoding cupin domain-containing protein; this encodes MLVTEHAERFGGKGILRNTHFLHQNDAYGTGRLFSKSALAPGCSVGWHKHEGECEVYFVLSGVAKVSDNGQEQILYPGDALLTKNGESHFIENAGDEDLEYIALILYDKTSA
- a CDS encoding DUF4179 domain-containing protein; the protein is MKKKRRRQSLVRMLSSIAAALLVFVGLLNGSPAFAEYVSGLPGGETIVRLLMFVGDRAIGGEITDGQDIRRITVGRRADYESIQVDFTAGFTLTQGEPSGVPAGTVGHFTVTRMTHPASIVVHVSGVRGFSAAQSLPDLSRMRFIGSIYRLITLDDSAHRFVVTFKQPVSVEVTEQQNPARIIFRVREDKAATALPAMYSLRTASMPWGEAVGSAEEQLKFEFGSQAARMLRDAEGLYFAEEGLYATRAVAEARLAELNNAQIGLELHIEQRTADQLPRSIKPATSRQPPATDDKRRATAF